The genomic DNA GGCACCGGGCACTACCTCGGCGGCGGCACGACGCCCAACCTCGCTGTCGTCGCGGCGTGTACGGCGCTGGTCGCCGGGGTGATGACGATCCTCATGGGTGTCGTCGCCAACTATCCGCTGGCGCTCGCGACGGGCCTCGGGCTCAACGCGTTCGTCGCCTTCAGCATCGCCGCCCAGCCGAAGGTCACCTGGGCCGACGCGATGGGCTTGGTCGTGCTCGAGGGCCTGATCATCCTGGTGCTGGTGCTCACCGGCTTCCGCAAGGCGGTCTTCTACGCGATCCCGGCGCCGCTCAAGACCGCGATCACCATCGGCATCGGCATGTTCGTCACGATCATCGCGCTCGTCGACGCGGGTTTCGTACGCAAGCCCGCGGCCGGCGTACCCCTCGAGCTCGGCGTCGGCGGCAACCTCGCCGGCTGGCCGATCCTGGTGTTCTGCACGGTGCTGATCGCGATGGTCGTGCTGCAGGTGCGCAAGGTCAAGGGCGCGATCCTCTACGGCATCATCGGCGGCACGGTCCTCGCGATCATCGTCGAGGCGATCGCCGACATCGGCAGCCAGACCGACGCCACCGGCAAGGTCGTCAACCCCAACGCGTGGGGCCTCAACGTCCCGGCGCTGCCCGAGCAGGTCGTCGCCACACCGCACTTCGACCTGCTCGGTGAGTTCTCGCTGCTCGGGTCGTTCTCGTCGCTGGGTGCGGTCGCGACGATCCTGACGATCTTCACGCTGCTGCTCGCCGACTTCTTCGACACGATGGGCACGATGGTCGCGGTCGGCGCCGAGGGTGACCTGCTCGACGAGGACGGCAACCCGCCGAACAGCCAGAAGATCCTCATCGTCGACTCGGTCGCGGCGGCTGCTGGTGGTGCCGGCTCGGTCAGCAGCAACACCTCCTACGTCGAGTCGGCCGCCGGTGTCGGTGACGGCGCTCGTACGGACCTGGCGTCGGTCGTCACGGGCGTGCTGTTCCTGCTCGCGACGTTCCTGGCCCCGCTCGTCGACGTCGTGCCGTACGAGGCGGCCACCCCTGCGCTGGTCATCGTCGGCTTCCTGATGATGCAGCAGGCCAAGGACATCGCCTGGGACGACATCGAGATCGCGCTGCCGGCGTTCCTCACGATCGTGCTGATGCCGTTCACGTACTCGATCACGGCCGGCATCGGCGCTGGGTTCATCGCCTACGTCGTGATCAAGGTGGCCCGCGGCAAGCTCTCGGCGATCCACCCGCTGATGTGGCTGATCGCGGTCATGTTCGTCGTGTACTTCGCGATCGACCCGATCAAGCAGATCTTCGGCGTCTCGTAAGACCCAGCCGCCGCGACAGCGGCACGACAGCATCACGAGCGGCACGTCGTACGACGTGCCGCTCGTGGCGTTTCCGTGCCGCTCTCGTCCGGGTCGGCAATCGCGATCAAGCGGGCCGGGGACGGCGGGCTTAGCGTCGGCGACATGACCACGGTCCAGTACTTCACCGCCTGCTCCCTCGACGGGTTCATCGCCGACGAACAGCACGCACTCGACTGGTTGTACGAGGTGCCGCACGCCGTCGACGACGGCTACTGGGACGCGTTCATCGTCGACGTCGGCCCGCTCGTGATGGGTGCGACGACGTACGAGCACATGCTGCGCGAGCACGACATGGTCGCTCAGCCGGGCACGTGGGCCGACTTCTACGACGACCGGCCGGCGTTCGTGCTCACCCACCGCGAGCTGCCGGCGATCCCGGGCGTCGACGTGACGTTCGTGCAGGGGACGTGGCAGCGGCGTACGACGACATCCTCGCCAAGGCGGCCGGCAGGAACGTGTGGGTGCTCGGCGGCGGTGACGTCGTCGGGCAGTTCGACGACGCGGGCCTGCTCGACGAGATCATCCTGGGCATGGCTCCGGTCACGCTGGGCGCCGGCGACCCACTGCTGCCGAGACGGATCACCTCGTCACGGCTGCGGTTCCGCAAGGCCGAGCAGATCGGCCAGCGGCTGCGGATCGTCCTGGAGGTGACGCGCGCCGCCCCTGCGTGACCTGCGCGAAAACCGTCTGTCCGGCACTCCATGCACTGCCGGACAGACGGTTTCAGTGTTGGGTGCGCGCCGCGTGACGGGCCACTCGCGCGCGGTTGCCGCACGAGTCCTTGCACCAGGCCTGTCGGCCGTGACGGATGAAGTAGCGCACGCACCGTGGTGCCTGACAGGAGCGCAACCGTTCGGCGTTCGGGCCGCAGAGGAAGTCCAGCACCGCGAGCGCGAGCATCGCCCGCACGACGGACGGCTCGTCGGTGGATCGGGTCACGCGCCGGGCCGTGACCCGATCGCCCGACAGGTCGTACTCGGTGGCGGGCGCGGCCGCGTCGACGGCGGCGGTCAGGACTGCGAGCGCCTGGTCGTCCGGGAGCAGCTCACGCGAGTCCGCCCGGCTCGGGGGCGCTGGGCGCACCGTCATCGCGAAGAGCGCGCGTGCCGCTCGACGGATCTCGCGCACCGCGTCGGGGAGGCCGGCGGCGTCCGCTGGCCGGGTGCAGTGCTCGGCGACCCACTGCCGGACGGCCTCGTCGTCGGCGAAGTCGTCGGCGACTCCACCGTGGCCGTCGTGACGGATCGTGCTGACGAGCGCGAGAGCGAGCTCGCCGTCCTCGCCTCGGGCGAGTGCGTGACGTGTCATGGAGCCCCGCTAATGGTTGATGAGGAAATACCATTAGTGTGCCACGCATGATCACGATCGCTCACCTCAGCGACCCGCACATCGGTGCATCGGACCGCAGCCTGGACCGGCTGCGGCGCACCCTCGACCTGGCGTCGACGACCTCGCCGGACCTGCTCGTCATCAGTGGAGACATCGCCGATCGCGGTCTCGTGCGTGAGTACGACGCGTTCCGCGCTGTCCTGGGACCTGCACCCGTCGTGGTCTGCCCCGGCAACCACGACCTGCCCGACGTGCTCGCCTCGACGCTCGGCCCCGAGCTGACACGCGCACGCGAGGTGGGCGGCGTACGCGTCGTACCGGTCGACGTCGTCGTGCCGGGTGAGGACCACGGCTCGTTGCGCGAGCAGGAGTGTGAGCGGGTGCGCGAGCAGAGCGAGGGCGCGGACGCCGTCCTCCTCGTGATGCATCACCATCCCGTGCCGCTGGGGCACGCGGTCGCTGACTCCATGGCGCTGACAAACCCTGACCTGCTCGACCGACTGATCGACCAGATCCCTTCTGTCGCAGCGGTTCTCGTCGGCCATGTGCACACCGCGTGGGTCAGCTCGCGTTCAGGTCGACCAGTGCTGGGTGCACCGGGGATCGCGTCAGCGCTCCGCGCCGACGACCGGGCCCGCCCGATCGCCGACGCCGCGGCCGCGCCGGGGATGGCGCTGCACGTGTTCGACGGTGCGGTCCACGTGCGCACGACGTTCCACTACGCCTGGTGACCGGCGCCGGCCTCGCGGCTGTGGTGCTCGTGCTCGTGCCGGTCGTGGTCTCGCCCGGAGCGAGCCTGACTCTGGCGCTGAACGAGCTGCTTCGCGGCGACGCCCGCGCACCCTTGCGGGTCGGCATCGGGACCGCGCTGGGAGTCGTGTTGCTGGGTGTTGTCGTTGCCGCGACGGGTGTCCCGTCGTTGATCGCACGGGACGACCGGCTGACACGGCTGCTGGCTGTGATCGGCGCGGTGGTGCTCCTGTGGCTTGCGGTCAGCGCCTGGCGTGCTGCCGGCGCCTCGCCGTCGACGTCCGGCCGTCCGACCCGCTCGGTCGTCACCTCGTCCTACCTGATGGTGGTCAGCAATCCGAAGGCACTGTCCGTCTACCTGGTCGTCGCGCCCTCGGTGCTGAGCGTGCCCACGGCCACCGGTTACCTGACCTTCGCCGCGACCCACGCGTTGCTCGTCCTGGGCTGGCTGACACTCATCGGGCGCCTGAGCGCTCGCCTGCTCGAGCGCCGAGACCTCACCGTGTGGCGTGGTCGCCTACTGCGTGCCGGCGCCGTGTGGTTGGCCGTGCTGGCGGCGGTCACGGCTGCAGGCGCGTGAGGTGCCATCACCCACCTCGCCGAGAGGCACACCGATCGCCGAGAGGCAAAACCCTGGGGTGTGCCCCTCGCTGATCGGTGTGCCTCTCGGCGAGAGCTGCGTCAGGCGAGAGTGGGCAGGTCGTCCGCGTCGACGATGCGGTAGGCGTAGCCCTGCTCGGCCAGGAACCGTTGCCGGTGCGCGGCGAAGTCGGCGTCGACGGTGTCGCGCGCGACGACGGTGTAGAAGTGCGCCGTACGCCCGTCGCCCTTCGGACGCAGCACCCGGCCGAGGCGCTGCGCCTCCTCCTGGCGTGAGCCGAACGTGCCCGACACCTGGATCGCTACCGATGCCTCGGGCAGGTCGATCGAGAAGTTGGCGACCTTGGAGACCACCAGCGTCGAGATCTCGCCGTCGCGGAACTGCTGGTAGAGCTTCTGTCGCACGGCCACCGACGTCTCGCCGGTGATGATCTCGGCGTCGAGCCGGCCGGCCAGGGTCTCGAGCTGGTCGAGGTACTGGCCGATCACGAGCGTCGGCTCGCCTCGGTGGCGCTCGACGAGCTGTTCGACGACGGAGTCCTTGGCGGTCGCGCACGACGCGAACCGGTAGCGCTCGTCGGGCTCGGTCGTGGCGTACGCCATCCGGTCGGACTCCGAGAGCGTCACGCGGACCTCGACGCAGTCGGCCGGGGCGATGTAGCCCTGCGCCTCGATGTCCTTCCACGGAGCGTCGTAGCGCTTGGGCCCGATGAGGCTGAACACGTCGGACTCGCGGCCGTCCTCACGCACGAGCGTGGCCGTCAGGCCGAGGCGCCGCCGCGCCTGCAGATCGGCGGTCATGCGGAAGATCGGCGCGGGGAGCAGGTGCACCTCGTCGTACACGACCAGACCCCAGTCGCGCGCGTCGAGCAGGTCCAGGTGGGGATAGGCGCCCTTTCGCTTGAGCGTGAGCACCTGGTAGGTCGCGATGGTGACTGGGCGGATCTCCTTGCGGGCGCCGGAGTACTCGCCGATCTCGTCCTCGGTCAGCGTGGTGCGTGCGAGTAGCTCGTCACGCCACTGCCGGGCGCTCACCGTGTTGGTGACCAGGATCAGCGTGGTCGCGCTCGCCTGCGCCATGGCGCCCGCGCCGACCAGGGTCTTGCCGGCGCCGCAGGGAAGGACGACGACGCCCGAGCCGCCGTGCCAGAACCCGTCGACCGCCTGCTGCTGGTACGGGCGCAGCGACCAGCCGTCCTGCGCCAGGTCGATCTGGTGGGCCTCACCGTCGACGTAGCCCGCGAGGTCCTCGGCCGGCCAGCCGACCTTGATGAGCTGCTGCTTGATCGCACCACGGTCGGAGTTGTGGACCACGACGGTGTGCTCGTCCAGCCGGTCGCCGACCAGGGGCTTGATCTTCTTGTGCCGCAGGATCTCCTCCAGCACGGCCTTGTCCGTGGTCACCAGCGTGAGCTGGTCGCCGTCCTTCTCCAGGCGCAGGCGGCCGTACCGGTCCATCGTGTCGGCCACGTCGACCAGCAGCGCGTGCGGCACCGGGTAGCGCGAGAAGCGGATCAGCGCGTCGACGACCTGCTCGGCGTCGTGGCCGGCGGCGCGGGCGTTCCAGAGGCCGAGCGGTGTGACCCGGTAGGTGTGGACGTGCTCGGGCGCCCGCTCCAGCTCGGCGAACGGCGCGATCGCTCGACGGGCCTCCTCGGCCTGTGGGTGATCGACCTCCAGCAGCACGGTCTTGTCGCTCTGGACGATCAACGGTCCGTCCGGCATGCACGCTCCTTGATGATGTCGACGCCAAGGAGCGTAACGGCGGGCGCGCCGGGTCTCTTCCCGGCGGCGCCCGCCGCTGCGTGTGCGCGACGCTCCGCGCTAGCCGTTGCTGACCGCGAACGCGATGCCGACGCCGATGGCGAGAGCGGCGATGCCGAACAGCACGCCGAGCACGATCCAGCCGATCTTGGTCAGGTGCGCTGCGCCGGCCGGGTCGGTCGAGGCCTTGGACGCGGCGATGATCGACATGATCAGGCTCGGGGCGCCGATGATGATGCCGTAGCACGTGAGCACGATGATCGCGGACACGACGATCAGGGCGATGGTCGATCCGGTCGGCCCGGGCGTGGGTGCCGGGACGTAGCCCGACGGTGGCAGGTTGTACGGCGCGCCGTACGGCTGGCCGCCGTAGGGAGTCTGGCCGTAGACCGGTGGTGGCTGCTGACCGTACGGCTGCTGCCCGTACGCCGGCGGCGGGGCCTGGTCGTACGGCTGCTGACCGTAGACGGGCGGGGGCGGCGGGGCCTGGCCGTACTCCGGCTGCTGGCCCAGCTCGGGCTGGTGCTGCGGGTCGTCCGGCGTCCGGTACGGGTCGTCGGTGCTCATGCGGTCCCTTCACGTCTGTGGTCGGAGCAGACTCTAGATGTTGCGGCGCATGAGGTTGGTGACACGGCCGGGTAGCTAAGGGCGGGCAGGTCCCTGCGGCGACAGGATGAAGGTGTCAAGCCGTTCATCACGTCGAGTCAGCCGAAGGAACCTGCCCTATGCCCCACAGTAAAGCCGCCCTGTCGTTCGAAGGACGTCGTCGCCTGGTGCGCCGGTGCCAGCACCGCCCGATCGCGCACGTCGCAGCGGAGGCCGCGGTCTCGCGGCAGTGCTTGTCGAAGTGGTACGCCCGGTGGCGTGAGCACGGCGACGAAGGGTTGCACGACCGGACCAGCCGGCCCCGCCGTTCCCCGACCGCCACACCGCCGCAGGTGGTGGAACAGGTCATCGCGTTGCGCAAACGCAAGTGGTCCGCGCGGCGGATCCATCTGGAGCTGAGCGCCCAGGGCGTCAGGATCGCGGTGTGCACGATCAGCCGGATCCTGGTCCGGCACGGACTGAACCGGCTGCGGCACCTGGACGTTGACGGGGAACCGTTGCGGGCGCCGGGAAAGATCACTGCCCGGTACCCCGGGCACATGACCCACCTGGACGTGAAGAAGGTCGGGCGCATCCCCGACGGCGGCGGGTGGCGGGTGCACGGTCGCGGGTCGGCCCAGGCCAAGGCCGCCGACCGGGCCAAGACCCGTGGCGCCCGCACCGGGTACACCTACCTGCACTCCGCCCTCGACGGGTTCTCCCGGCTGGCCTACACCGAAGCCCACGACGACGAGAAGGCCGTCACCGCGATCGGGTTCTTGTTCCGTGCCCGGGTGTTCTTCGCCGCGCACGGCATCACCCGCTTCACCCGGATCGTGACTGACAACGGGTCCTGCTACCGCGCCAGTGCGTTCACCCGGGCCGTGCACTCCTTCGCGGCCAAGCATCAGCGGATCAAGGCGTTCACGCCCAAGCACAACGGCAAGGTCGAGCGCTACCAGCAGACCTACACCCACGAGGTCCTCTACGCCGCCGCGTACGAGTCCGAGCAGCAGCGTCGCGACCAGCTCCAGGTGTGGCAGGTCCACTACAACTACCATCGCCCCCACACCGCCGCGGGCGATCAGCCGCCGGCCTCACGACTGCCAGCCGGCGTCACCAACCTCATGCTCAGTTACATCTAGACGGGTGGGTGCTGGCTCACGTTCCGTATCCACCGGTGCGACGATGGACCCATGAGCTTGCCGACGACGGTGTCGATGGACGGGCTGCCCGAGCGGATCACGATCTACGAGGTCGGGGCGCGCGACGGGCTGCAGAACGAGAAGGAGGTCGTGCCCACCGAGGTCAAGGCCGAGTTCGTGCGCCGGCTCCTCGCAGCCGGGCTCGAGACGGTCGAGACCACCTCCTTCGTGCCTCCGTCCTGGATCCCGCAGCTCGCCGACGCGCCCCAGCTGCTGGAGCAGCTGGGAGAGGCCGGCACCGGCGTACGACGACCGGTCCTGGTGCCCAACGAGCGCGGCCTCGACAACGCACTGGCCGCCGGTGTCGGAGCGATCGCGATCTTCGGGTCGGCGACCGAGACGTTCGCGCGCAAGAACCTCAACCGCACGGTCGAGGAGTCGGTCGCGATGTTCGCACCGGTGGTCGAGCGGGCGCGCGCGGAGGGGCTGTGGGTGCGGGCCTACGTCTCGATGTGCTTCGGCGACCCGTGGGAGGGCGAGGTGCCCGTCGAGCAGGTCGTCGACGTCAGCCGCCGCCTCATGGACCTCGGCTGCGACCAGCTCAGCATCGGCGACACGATCGGCGTCGGCACACCCGGCCACGTCGTACGCCTGCTGGATGCGTTGCAGGACAAGGGAATCGGCGTCGACCAGATCGGTGTGCACTTCCATGACACCTACGGCCAGGCACTCTCCAACACGATCACGTCGCTGCGTCAGGGCGTGACCGTCGTCGACGCCTCGACCGGCGGACTGGGTGGCTGCCCCTACGCCAAGAGCGCCACCGGCAACCTCGCCACCGAGGACCTCGTGTGGGCCTGCCGCGGCCTGGGCATCGAGACCGGCGTCGACCTCGACCAGCTCGTCGACACCAGCGTGTGGATGGCGGGGCAGCTCGGCCGACCCTCGCCGTCGGCCGTCTTACGAGCCCTCGCGGGATAGTCCGGCGCGTCCCGGGTGCCCACCGCTTACGGTGGGCGCATGACGCGTTCAGGCCTGAACCTCGACAACTTCGACCGCTCCGTACGCCCGCAGGACGACCTGTTCGGCTTCGTCAACGGTGGGTGGCGTGAGCGTACGGAGATCCCGGCCGACCGCGCGCGGTACGGCACGTTCGACCGGTTGCGCGAGGAGTCCGAGGCGGCGATGCGCGAGATCATCACCGAGGCCGCCGAGTCCGACGCCGAGCCCGGCACGCCGCGCCGCAAGGTCGGCGACCTCTACGCCTCGTTCCTCGACGAGGCCCGTGCCGACGAGCTCGGCGTCACGCCGCTGGCCGACGACCTGGCCGCCATCGACGCGGTGTCCTCGACCGCGGACGTGCTGCGCCTCGTGGGCCGGCTGCAGCGTACGGGCGTGTCCGGCTTTGTCGGGTTCTACTCGATCGCCGACGCCAAGGACCCGCAGCGCAACGTGCTCTACGTGATGCAGGACGGCATCGGGCTGCCCGACGAGTCGTACTACCGCGAGGACGAGCACGCCGAGACGCGCGAGAAGTACGTCGCCCACATGGGCCGCCTGCTCGGCCTGGCCGGTCTGGACGCCGGACTCGCCGACACGGTCATGGCGCTGGAGACGCGCCTGGCCAAGTCGCACTGGGACCGGGTCGCCTCGCGTGACGCCGTGAAGACGTACAACAAGCTGTCGCGGGCCGAGCTCGACGAGCTGACGCCCGGCGTCGACTGGGACGCCTGGCTCGACGGAGTGGGTGCGGACGCCAAGGTCCTCGACCCGGCGAACGTCGAACAGCCTTCGTACCTCACGGGATTCGCCGAGGCGCTGCGTGACGAGCCGCTCGACGCGTGGAAGGCGTGGCTGACGTGGCGGCTGGTCTCGGACCGGGCGTCGTACCTCACCGGCGCGATGGTCGAGGAGGACTTCGACTTCAACGGCCGCACGCTGTCGGGCATCCCCGAGCTGAAGGAGCGGTGGAAGCGCGGCGTCACGCTCGTCGAGTCGCTCATCGGTGAGGCGGCCGGCCAGCTGTACGTCGAGAAGCACTTCCCGCCGCGTGCGAAGGAGCGGATGGTCGAGCTGGTCGCCAATCTGCTGGAGGCGTTCAGGCGCGACTTCGAGGACGACCTGCCCTGGATGGGCGCCGAGACGCAGGAGCGGGCGCTGGACAAGCTCGCG from Luteipulveratus halotolerans includes the following:
- a CDS encoding hydroxymethylglutaryl-CoA lyase codes for the protein MSLPTTVSMDGLPERITIYEVGARDGLQNEKEVVPTEVKAEFVRRLLAAGLETVETTSFVPPSWIPQLADAPQLLEQLGEAGTGVRRPVLVPNERGLDNALAAGVGAIAIFGSATETFARKNLNRTVEESVAMFAPVVERARAEGLWVRAYVSMCFGDPWEGEVPVEQVVDVSRRLMDLGCDQLSIGDTIGVGTPGHVVRLLDALQDKGIGVDQIGVHFHDTYGQALSNTITSLRQGVTVVDASTGGLGGCPYAKSATGNLATEDLVWACRGLGIETGVDLDQLVDTSVWMAGQLGRPSPSAVLRALAG
- a CDS encoding metallophosphoesterase; this translates as MITIAHLSDPHIGASDRSLDRLRRTLDLASTTSPDLLVISGDIADRGLVREYDAFRAVLGPAPVVVCPGNHDLPDVLASTLGPELTRAREVGGVRVVPVDVVVPGEDHGSLREQECERVREQSEGADAVLLVMHHHPVPLGHAVADSMALTNPDLLDRLIDQIPSVAAVLVGHVHTAWVSSRSGRPVLGAPGIASALRADDRARPIADAAAAPGMALHVFDGAVHVRTTFHYAW
- a CDS encoding M13 family metallopeptidase → MTRSGLNLDNFDRSVRPQDDLFGFVNGGWRERTEIPADRARYGTFDRLREESEAAMREIITEAAESDAEPGTPRRKVGDLYASFLDEARADELGVTPLADDLAAIDAVSSTADVLRLVGRLQRTGVSGFVGFYSIADAKDPQRNVLYVMQDGIGLPDESYYREDEHAETREKYVAHMGRLLGLAGLDAGLADTVMALETRLAKSHWDRVASRDAVKTYNKLSRAELDELTPGVDWDAWLDGVGADAKVLDPANVEQPSYLTGFAEALRDEPLDAWKAWLTWRLVSDRASYLTGAMVEEDFDFNGRTLSGIPELKERWKRGVTLVESLIGEAAGQLYVEKHFPPRAKERMVELVANLLEAFRRDFEDDLPWMGAETQERALDKLAKFTPKIGYPDEWKDYSAIEIRADDLVGNVARASAWEVDRMLRRVGEPVDSAEWFMTPQTVNAYYMPVMNEIVFPAAILQPPFFDVDADDAVNYGGIGAVIGHEVGHGFDDQGSRYDGDGSLTDWWTEDDRTAFDALAQKLIAQFNEIEGLDAPGNKVNGELTIGENIGDLGGLTIGYKAYQIAQEQTPADELDGFTPGQRFFLGWAQVWCGKAREAEAKRLLTIDPHSPTDVRANIARNLREFHAEFDVAEGDGMYLAEADQVRIF
- a CDS encoding LysE family translocator, which translates into the protein MTGAGLAAVVLVLVPVVVSPGASLTLALNELLRGDARAPLRVGIGTALGVVLLGVVVAATGVPSLIARDDRLTRLLAVIGAVVLLWLAVSAWRAAGASPSTSGRPTRSVVTSSYLMVVSNPKALSVYLVVAPSVLSVPTATGYLTFAATHALLVLGWLTLIGRLSARLLERRDLTVWRGRLLRAGAVWLAVLAAVTAAGA
- a CDS encoding NCS2 family permease, producing MSTTTAPQPTSGLDRFFHITERGSTLTREIRGGVVTFFTMAYIVVLNPLIIGTVKDGTGHYLGGGTTPNLAVVAACTALVAGVMTILMGVVANYPLALATGLGLNAFVAFSIAAQPKVTWADAMGLVVLEGLIILVLVLTGFRKAVFYAIPAPLKTAITIGIGMFVTIIALVDAGFVRKPAAGVPLELGVGGNLAGWPILVFCTVLIAMVVLQVRKVKGAILYGIIGGTVLAIIVEAIADIGSQTDATGKVVNPNAWGLNVPALPEQVVATPHFDLLGEFSLLGSFSSLGAVATILTIFTLLLADFFDTMGTMVAVGAEGDLLDEDGNPPNSQKILIVDSVAAAAGGAGSVSSNTSYVESAAGVGDGARTDLASVVTGVLFLLATFLAPLVDVVPYEAATPALVIVGFLMMQQAKDIAWDDIEIALPAFLTIVLMPFTYSITAGIGAGFIAYVVIKVARGKLSAIHPLMWLIAVMFVVYFAIDPIKQIFGVS
- a CDS encoding ABATE domain-containing protein — its product is MTRHALARGEDGELALALVSTIRHDGHGGVADDFADDEAVRQWVAEHCTRPADAAGLPDAVREIRRAARALFAMTVRPAPPSRADSRELLPDDQALAVLTAAVDAAAPATEYDLSGDRVTARRVTRSTDEPSVVRAMLALAVLDFLCGPNAERLRSCQAPRCVRYFIRHGRQAWCKDSCGNRARVARHAARTQH
- a CDS encoding IS481 family transposase, which gives rise to MPHSKAALSFEGRRRLVRRCQHRPIAHVAAEAAVSRQCLSKWYARWREHGDEGLHDRTSRPRRSPTATPPQVVEQVIALRKRKWSARRIHLELSAQGVRIAVCTISRILVRHGLNRLRHLDVDGEPLRAPGKITARYPGHMTHLDVKKVGRIPDGGGWRVHGRGSAQAKAADRAKTRGARTGYTYLHSALDGFSRLAYTEAHDDEKAVTAIGFLFRARVFFAAHGITRFTRIVTDNGSCYRASAFTRAVHSFAAKHQRIKAFTPKHNGKVERYQQTYTHEVLYAAAYESEQQRRDQLQVWQVHYNYHRPHTAAGDQPPASRLPAGVTNLMLSYI
- a CDS encoding DNA repair helicase XPB codes for the protein MPDGPLIVQSDKTVLLEVDHPQAEEARRAIAPFAELERAPEHVHTYRVTPLGLWNARAAGHDAEQVVDALIRFSRYPVPHALLVDVADTMDRYGRLRLEKDGDQLTLVTTDKAVLEEILRHKKIKPLVGDRLDEHTVVVHNSDRGAIKQQLIKVGWPAEDLAGYVDGEAHQIDLAQDGWSLRPYQQQAVDGFWHGGSGVVVLPCGAGKTLVGAGAMAQASATTLILVTNTVSARQWRDELLARTTLTEDEIGEYSGARKEIRPVTIATYQVLTLKRKGAYPHLDLLDARDWGLVVYDEVHLLPAPIFRMTADLQARRRLGLTATLVREDGRESDVFSLIGPKRYDAPWKDIEAQGYIAPADCVEVRVTLSESDRMAYATTEPDERYRFASCATAKDSVVEQLVERHRGEPTLVIGQYLDQLETLAGRLDAEIITGETSVAVRQKLYQQFRDGEISTLVVSKVANFSIDLPEASVAIQVSGTFGSRQEEAQRLGRVLRPKGDGRTAHFYTVVARDTVDADFAAHRQRFLAEQGYAYRIVDADDLPTLA
- a CDS encoding dihydrofolate reductase family protein gives rise to the protein MAAAYDDILAKAAGRNVWVLGGGDVVGQFDDAGLLDEIILGMAPVTLGAGDPLLPRRITSSRLRFRKAEQIGQRLRIVLEVTRAAPA